Within the SAR202 cluster bacterium genome, the region TTGTTCCAATGGCTGTGTCTACCATCTGCACCACCGTTTGGGCGCTTTCGAGCCGGCAGTCAGCAGTCAGCAGTGAGCTAACAGCCGAACAGCCAAGGCAACACCCTCACCTGTCGCCGGAGCGCGACATCCTCTCCCGTCAAGGGAGAGGAAAAAGGGGATGGGGCCAGCTCTTATGCGTCTTCGATTTTTACTACGACGGCGGGGCGGCGGCCCGTCTCCTCGTAGAGAAAAACGGAAACGGAGGCGGCCACCTCGTCGCGCACGTTGTCCCAATCTACCCCACGCTTGGGGCGCCGTTCCAGCGGAATTTGGGCGTTCTCTGAGACTTTTTCCAAAAGTTCTTGCGACTCTTCTAATGGAACGAACCCGGAGGTGACTATGCCAGGGGGCGTAACGATGATGTTGTTGCGGCGGTCCACGAACAGAAGCACCTCCACCACACCGTCCGCGCCTGCGGATGCCGCCGCGGGCACGGCGGCGCGCGCCGCCTCGTCGCCCGCGCGGGCGCGGTTGCTCAGCATGCGCTGCCCGTCCATAAACACGTGGCCCGCCGGCGCGCGGCCCACAACGTCGCCGCCGTACTGGTCCAGCTCCAGGATGTCGCCATCCTCCAGCACAAACACGTTGTCGTCCGGTATGCCCATCGCCTTCGCCAGTCCAGCGTGGGCCACCATGTGGCGGTATTCCCCGTGCACCGGCACGAAGTACTTCGGCTTGACCAGGCTGAGCATCATCTTGAGCTCCTCCTGGCTGGCGTGGCCGTGCACGTGAACCAGCGCGATCTTGCTGTACAGCACGTGCGCCCCCTGGCGGAGCAGGTTGTCGATCGTGTCGTACACGACAGTCTCGTTGCCCGGGATGGGCGAAGCGGAGATGATGACGGTATCTCCCTTCACCACTTCAACGTCGCGGTGCTCGCCGTTGGCGATGCGCACCAGCGCGGAGGTGGGCTCGCCCTGCGCGCCGGTGGCCAGGATCACCACCTCGTTATGCGGCAGCTTGCGCGCCTCGTTGAGGGAGATGAGCGTCCCTTCCGGCACGTTCAGGTAGCCCATGGAGGCGGCCATTTTTGAGTTGCCGATCATCGAGCGGCCGACGACAGCCACCTTGCGGCCGTGCTTGACGGCGGCGTCGATCACCTGCTGCATCCTGGACACGAGCGAAGCGAACGTGGCGACCATCACCCTGCCCTTCGCGTCGCCCATCGCGCGGTCGATAGCTTCACCCACCACCTGCTCGGAGGGCGTGTAGCCAGCCACCTCCGCGTAGGTGGAGTCGGAGCACAGCAGCAGCACGCCCTGCTCCGCTATGAGCGCCAGCGATGCGAAGTCCGTCGACCGCCCGTCCACGGGCGTGTGGTCAATCTTGAAGTCGCCGGTGTGGATGACGGTGCCCAGCGGAGTGGTGACTGCGATGCCCATCGCGTCCGGTATGGAGTGGCACACGCGGAAGAACTCCACCTTGAAC harbors:
- a CDS encoding ribonuclease J translates to MNGNALKVIPLGGLGEIGRNMMALEYGNDIVVIDAGVLFPDAQTMPGVDFIIPDITYLTRNKEKVRAILITHGHEDHIGALPYVLADLPVPVYSSRLTHGLITVKLREHGMLKDARLNVMEPHFPFSVGLFKVEFFRVCHSIPDAMGIAVTTPLGTVIHTGDFKIDHTPVDGRSTDFASLALIAEQGVLLLCSDSTYAEVAGYTPSEQVVGEAIDRAMGDAKGRVMVATFASLVSRMQQVIDAAVKHGRKVAVVGRSMIGNSKMAASMGYLNVPEGTLISLNEARKLPHNEVVILATGAQGEPTSALVRIANGEHRDVEVVKGDTVIISASPIPGNETVVYDTIDNLLRQGAHVLYSKIALVHVHGHASQEELKMMLSLVKPKYFVPVHGEYRHMVAHAGLAKAMGIPDDNVFVLEDGDILELDQYGGDVVGRAPAGHVFMDGQRMLSNRARAGDEAARAAVPAAASAGADGVVEVLLFVDRRNNIIVTPPGIVTSGFVPLEESQELLEKVSENAQIPLERRPKRGVDWDNVRDEVAASVSVFLYEETGRRPAVVVKIEDA